The following are encoded in a window of Chlorocebus sabaeus isolate Y175 chromosome 22, mChlSab1.0.hap1, whole genome shotgun sequence genomic DNA:
- the NISCH gene encoding nischarin isoform X1, whose translation MATARTFGPEREAEPAKEARVVGSELVDTYTVYIIQVTDGSHEWTVKHRYSDFHDLHEKLVAERKIDKNLLPPKKIIGKNSRSLVEKREKDLEVYLQKLLAAFPGVTPRVLAHFLHFHFYEINGITAALAEELFEKGEQLLGAGEVFAIGPLQLYAVTEQLQQGKPTCASGDAKTDLGHILDFTCRLKYLKVSGTEGPFGTSNIQEQLLPFDLSIFKSLHQVEISHCDAKHIRGLVASKPTLATLSVRFSATSMKEVLVPEASEFDEWEPEGTALEGPVTAVIPTWQALTTLDLSHNSISEIDESVKLIPKIEFLDLSHNGLLVVDNLQHLSNLVHLDLSYNKLSSLEGLHTKLGNIKTLNLAGNLLESLSGLHKLYSLVNLDLRDNRIEQMEEVRSIGSLPCLEHVSLLNNPLSIIPDYRTKVLAQFGERASEVCLDDTVTTEKELDTVEVLKAIQKAKEVKSKLSNPEKRGGEDSRLSAAPCIRPSSSPPTVAPASASLPQPILSNQGIVFVQEEALASSLSSTDSLTPEDQPIAQGCSDSLESIPAGQAASDDLRDMPGAVGGASPDHAEPEVQVVPGSGQIIFLPFTCIGYTATNQDFIQRLSTLIRQAIERQLPAWIEAANQREEGQGEEEEEEEEEEEDVAENRYFEMGPPDVEEEEEGGQGEEEEEEEEEDEEAEEERLALEWALGADEDFLLEHIRILKVLWCFLIHVQGSIRQFAACLVLTDFGIAVFEIPHQESRGSSQHILSSLRFVFCFPHGDLTEFGFLMPELCLVLKVRHSENTLFIISDATNLHEFHADLRSCFAPQHMAMLCSPILYGSHTSLQEFLRQLLTFYKVAGGCQERSQGCFPVYLVYSDKRMVQTAAGDYSGNIEWASCTLCSAVRRSCCAPSEAVKSAAIPYWLLLTPQHLNVIKADFNPMPNRGTHNCRNRNSFKLSRVPLSTVLLDPTRSCTQPRGAFADGHVLELLVGYRFVTAIFVLPHEKFHFLRIYSQLRASLQDLKTVVIAKTPGMGGSPQGPFADGQPAEHRVSNDQRPQEVPAEALAPAPAEVPAPAPAAASASGPGKTPAPAETSTSTLVPEETPVEAPAPPPAEAPAQYPSEHLIQATSEENQIPSHLPACPSLRHVASLRGSAIIELFHSSIAEVENEELRHLMWSSVVFYQTPGLEVTACVLLSTKAVYFVLHDGLRRYFSEPLQDFWHQKNTDYNNSPFHISQCFVLKLSDLQSVNVGLFDQHFRLTGSTPVQVVTCLTRDSYLTHCFLQHLMVVLSSLERTPSPEPVDKDFYSEFGNKTTGKMENYELIHSSRVKFTYPSEEEIGDLTFIVAQKMAEPEKAPALSILLYVQAFQVGMPPPGCCRGPLRPKTLLLTSSEIFLLDEDCIHYPLPEFAKEPPQRDRYRLDDGRRVRDLDRVLMGYQTYPQALTLVFDDVQGHDLMGSVTLDHFGEVPGGPARAGQGREVQWQVFVPSAESREKLISLLARQWEALCGRELPVELTG comes from the exons CTGGCTGAAGAGCTCTTTGAGAAAG GAGAGCAGCTCCTGGGGGCCGGTGAGGTCTTTGCCATTGGACCCCTGCAGCTGTATGCCGTCACGGAGCAGCTGCAGCAGGGAAAGCCCACGTGCGCCAGTGGGGATGCCAAGACTGACCTCGGGCACATCCTTGACTTCACCTGTCGCCTTAAGTACCTTAAG GTTTCTGGCACAGAAGGACCTTTTGGGACCAGCAACATTCAGGAGCAGCTCCTGCCATTCGACCTATCAATATTCAAGTCCCTGCATCAGGTGGAG ATAAGTCACTGTGATGCTAAGCACATCAGAGGGCTGGTCGCATCGAAGCCCACCTTAGCCACGCTGAGTGTCCGCTTCTCAGCAACCTCGATGAAG GAAGTCCTTGTTCCTGAAGCCTCAGAATTTGATGAGTGGGAGCCTGAAGGCACAGCCCTAGAAGGCCCTGTGACTGCCGTCATCCCCACTTGGCAGGCATTGACCACGCTTGACCTGAGCCACAACAGCATCTCCGAGATCGACGAGTCTGTG AAACTGATCCCAAAGATTGAGTTCCTGGACCTGAGTCACAATGGATTGCTGGTTGTGGACAATTTGCAG CACCTGTCTAACCTTGTGCATCTGGACCTGTCCTACAACAAACTCTCCTCCTTGGAAGGGCTTCACACCAAGCTGGGGAACATCAAGACCTTAAACCTGGCAGGCAACCTCCTGGAGAGTCTGAGTGGCCTACACAAGCTCTACTCACTGGTCAACCTGGATCTCCGGGACAACAGGATTGAACAG ATGGAGGAGGTCCGGAGCATAGGTAGCCTCCCGTGTCTGGAGCACGTGTCTCTGCTGAACAACCCTCTGAGCATCATCCCCGACTACCGGACCAAGGTGCTGGCTCAGTTTGGAGAGAGGGCCTCAGAG GTCTGTCTGGATGACACAGTGACCACAGAGAAGGAGCTGGACACTGTGGAAGTGCTGAAAGCAATTCAGAAAGCCAAGGAGGTCAAGTCCAAACTGAGCAACCCAGAGAAGAGG GGTGGCGAAGACTCCCGGCTCTCAGCTGCCCCCTGCATCAGACCCAGCAGCTCCCCTCCCACTGTGGCTCCCGCATCtgcctccctgccccagcccatcCTCTCCAACCAAG GAATCGTGTTCGTTCAGGAGGAGGCCCTGGCCAGCAGCCTCTCGTCCACTGACAGTCTGACTCCCGAGGACCAGCCCATTGCCCAGGGATGTTCTGATTCCTTGGAGTCCATCCCTGCGGGACAG GCAGCATCTGATGATTTAAGGGACATGCCGGGAGCTGTTGGTGGTGCAAG CCCAGACCATGCCGAGCCGGAGGTCCAGGTGGTGCCCGGGTCTGGCCAGATCATCTTCCTGCCCTTCACCTGCATTGGCTACACAGCCACCAACCAGGACTTCATCCAGCGCCTGAGCACGCTGATCCGGCAGGCCATCGAGCGGCAGCTGCCTGCCTGGATCGAGGCTGCCAACCAGCGGGAGGAGGGCCAgggcgaggaggaggaggaggaggaggaggaagaggaggatgttGCTGAGAACCGCTACTTTGAAATGGGGCCCCCGgacgtggaggaggaggaggaaggaggccagggggaggaagaggaggaggaggaagaggaggatgaagagGCCGAGGAGGAGCGCCTGGCTCTGGAGTGGGCCCTGGGCGCGGACGAGGACTTCCTGCTGGAGCACATCCGCATCCTCAAGGTGCTGTGGTGCTTCCTGATCCATGTGCAGGGCAGTATCCGCCAGTTCGCCGCCTGCCTCGTGCTCACTGACTTTGGCATCGCAGTCTTCGAGATCCCGCACCAGGAGTCTCGGGGCAGCAGCCAGCACATCCTCTCCTCCCTGCGCTTTGTCTTCTGCTTCCCGCATGGCGACCTCACCGAGTTCGGCTTCCTCATGCCAGAACTGTGTCTGGTGCTCAAGGTACGGCACAGTGAGAACACGCTCTTCATCATCTCAGATGCCACCAACCTGCACGAGTTCCACGCGGACCTGCGTTCATGCTTTGCACCCCAGCACATGGCCATGCTGTGTAGCCCCATCCTCTACGGCAGCCACACCAGCCTGCAGGAGTTCCTGCGCCAGCTGCTCACCTTCTACAAGGTGGCTGGCGGCTGCCAGGAGCGCAGCCAGGGCTGCTTCCCCGTCTACCTGGTCTACAGCGACAAGCGCATGGTGCAGACAGCCGCCGGGGACTACTCAGGCAACATCGAGTGGGCCAGTTGCACGCTCTGTTCCGCCGTGCGGCGCTCCTGCTGCGCGCCCTCTGAGGCCGTCAAGTCCGCCGCCATCCCCTACTGGCTATTGCTCACACCCCAGCACCTCAACGTCATCAAGGCCGACTTCAACCCCATGCCCAACCGTGGCACCCACAACTGTCGCAACCGCAACAGCTTCAAGCTCAGTCGCGTGCCGCTCTCCACCGTGCTGCTGGACCCCACACGCAGCTGCACCCAGCCTCGGGGCGCCTTTGCTGACGGCCACGTGCTGGAGCTGCTCGTGGGGTACCGCTTTGTCACTGCCATCTTCGTGCTGCCCCATGAGAAGTTCCACTTCCTGCGTATCTACAGCCAGCTGCGGGCCTCGCTGCAGGACCTGAAGACTGTGGTCATCGCCAAGACCCCTGGGATGGGAGGCAGCCCCCAGGGCCCCTTTGCGGATGGCCAGCCTGCTGAGCACAGGGTCAG CAATGACCAGCGTCCCCAGGAGGTCCCAGCAGAGGctctggccccagccccagcggaagtcccagctccagcccctgcagcagcctcagcctcaggccCAGGGAAGACTCCGGCCCCAGCAGAGACCTCAACTTCAACTTTGGTCCCAGAGGAGACCCCAGTGGAggctccagccccacccccagccgAAGCCCCTGCCCAGTACCCAAGTGAGCACCTCATCCAGGCCACCTCGGAGGAGAATCAGATCCCCTCGCACTTGCCTGCCTGCCCGTCACTCCGGCACGTCGCCAGCCTGCGGGGCAGCGCCATCATCGAGCTCTTCCACAGCAGCATTGCTGAG GTTGAAAACGAGGAGCTGAGGCACCTCATGTGGTCCTCGGTGGTGTTCTACCAGACCCCAGGGCTAGAGGTGACCGCCTGCGTGCTGCTCTCTACCAAGGCTGTGTACTTTGTGCTCCATGACGGCCTCCGCCGCTACTTCTCAGAGCCACTACAGG ATTTCTGGCATCAGAAAAACACCGACTACAACAACAGCCCCTTCCACATCTCCCAGTGCTTTGTGCTAAAGCTTAGTGACCTGCAGTCCGTCAATGTGGGGCTTTTCGACCAGCATTTCCGGCTGACGG GTTCCACCCCAGTGCAGGTGGTCACGTGCTTGACGCGGGACAGCTACCTGACGCACTGCTTCCTCCAGCACCTCATGGTCGTGCTGTCCTCTCTGGAACGCACGCCCTCACCAGAGCCTGTTGACAAGGACTTCTACTCCGAGTTTGGGAACAAGACCACAG GGAAGATGGAGAACTATGAGCTGATCCACTCTAGTCGTGTCAAGTTCACCTACCCCAGTGAGGAGGAGATTGGGGACCTGACGTTCATTGTGGCCCAAAAGATGGCTGAGCCAGAGAAGGCCCCAGCCCTCAGCATCCTGCTGTATGTGCAGGCCTTCCAGGTGGGCATGCCGCCCCCTGGGTGCTGCAGGGGCCCCCTGCGCCCCAAGACACTCCTGCTCACCAGCTCTGAGATCTTCCTCCTGGATGAGGACTGTATCCATTACCCGCTGCCCGAGTTTGCCAAAGAACCGCCGCAGAGAGACAGGTACCGGCTGGACGATGGCCGCCGTGTCCGGGACCTGGACCGAGTGCTCATGGGCTACCAGACCTACCCACAGGCCCTCACCCTCGTCTTTGATGATGTGCAAGGTCATGACCTCATGGGCAGTGTCACCCTGGACCACTTTGGGGAGGTGCCAGGTGGCCCAGCTAGAGCCGGCCAGGGCCGTGAAGTCCAGTGGCAGGTGTTTGTCCCCAGTGCCGAGAGCCGAGAGAAGCTCATCTCGCTGCTGGCTCGCCAGTGGGAGGCCCTGTGTGGCCGTGAGCTGCCTGTCGAGCTCACCGGCTAG